Proteins found in one Mesorhizobium sp. CAU 1732 genomic segment:
- a CDS encoding glutamine cyclotransferase: MKHSAAEIIREYGPFPDVDDVHGVTFDGQQVWFATGDRLNALDPESGDVVRSLDIAADAGTASDGKHLFQIAGAMIRKIDLKTGEVIATIPAPGNGGDSGLAWAEGSLWVGQHRGRKIHQVDPETGDVLRTIESDRFVTGVTWVDGELWHGTWDDKESTIRRIDPETGDVLEQLDMPSGTGVSGLESDGRDRFFCGGGNSGKLRVVRRPGPGPA, translated from the coding sequence ATGAAACATTCCGCCGCCGAGATCATCCGTGAATATGGGCCCTTTCCCGATGTCGATGACGTGCACGGGGTTACCTTCGACGGCCAACAGGTTTGGTTCGCAACCGGCGACAGGCTGAATGCGCTTGATCCCGAAAGCGGAGACGTCGTGAGATCGCTCGACATCGCCGCCGATGCAGGAACCGCATCCGACGGCAAGCACCTGTTCCAGATCGCCGGTGCCATGATCCGCAAGATTGATCTCAAGACAGGCGAGGTGATCGCCACGATACCAGCGCCCGGGAATGGCGGGGACTCAGGGCTGGCCTGGGCGGAGGGCTCGCTCTGGGTCGGCCAGCACCGCGGCCGGAAGATCCATCAGGTAGATCCCGAGACGGGAGACGTCCTGCGCACGATCGAATCCGATCGATTCGTCACGGGTGTCACCTGGGTTGACGGCGAGCTTTGGCACGGCACATGGGACGACAAGGAGAGCACTATCCGCCGCATCGACCCCGAGACGGGGGACGTGCTTGAGCAACTGGACATGCCTTCAGGAACCGGCGTTTCGGGGCTCGAATCCGACGGCCGCGATCGCTTTTTCTGCGGAGGCGGCAACAGCGGAAAACTGAGGGTCGTGCGTCGGCCCGGGCCAGGTCCTGCGTAA
- a CDS encoding glutathione S-transferase family protein, whose product MIELYHCENARSFRPLWALCELGVKFDLKMLPFPPRVHRPDYLDINPLGTIPLMIDGQTRMTESSAICHYLAMQYGPTDLAVGPEEADYGNYLNWLSFGEATLTFPQTIVLRYRRLEPEERRNPQVAEDYERWFNARLRVVDAVLSERDYLCRRFTMADISVGYALMLADDIGLSSRFKPSIRDYWERLRQREGFTAAITAQTMSPSQ is encoded by the coding sequence ATGATCGAACTTTACCACTGTGAAAATGCGCGCTCGTTTCGCCCGCTCTGGGCGCTGTGCGAACTGGGCGTAAAATTCGACCTGAAGATGCTTCCCTTCCCGCCCCGCGTTCATCGGCCGGACTATCTCGACATCAATCCGCTCGGCACGATCCCACTGATGATCGATGGGCAGACGCGCATGACGGAGTCATCCGCTATCTGCCACTACCTCGCGATGCAATACGGGCCGACGGACCTGGCGGTCGGCCCGGAAGAAGCCGATTACGGCAACTATCTCAACTGGCTCAGTTTTGGCGAGGCGACCCTGACCTTCCCGCAGACGATCGTTCTGCGCTATCGCAGACTTGAGCCGGAAGAGCGACGCAATCCGCAGGTGGCGGAGGACTATGAGCGCTGGTTCAACGCGCGGCTGCGCGTCGTGGACGCTGTTCTGTCCGAGCGCGACTATCTGTGCCGACGCTTCACCATGGCCGATATTTCGGTCGGCTATGCATTGATGCTGGCGGACGATATCGGTCTGTCGAGCCGCTTCAAACCGTCAATACGCGACTATTGGGAACGGCTCCGGCAACGCGAAGGCTTCACCGCCGCCATCACCGCGCAGACGATGTCACCTAGCCAATGA
- a CDS encoding acyclic terpene utilization AtuA family protein — translation MSDKIVRIGGASGYWGDTSIGPAQLIGVAGLDYMVFDYLAEITMSILAKAKAKDPNAGYATDFITQAMRPLIGQISEKKIRVVANAGGLNLAACRRALEQLMAEAGVSLRIGTVEGDDLSPQLERVRKTAREMDSGAAMPDRMLSVNAYLGAFPIAAALDAGADIVVTGRCVDSALIAGPLIHEFGWKSDDLDRLAAAGLAGHLLECGAQATGGNFTDWDQTADGWDNTGFPVAEVSADGSFVVTKPNGTGGKVTPLTIGEQMLYEIGDPGTYILPDVVCDFRQVTMTDLGQDRVRIAGARGAPPTAQYKVSATYLDGYACVGNFVVAGEHAAAKARLQGQAVLTKVRRLFERQGLADFTRTSMQIIGSESLYGDAANPVLELSREVVLRLGIHHPSREGADLFSKEFIGAGLSMAPGLTLLSPGRPKASPVVRLYSCFIDKSDVEISVKVDGNPVSFTTPAVRSHGDIIASPEDGHEATTSLDGNAVDVPLRRLAVARSGDKGDKANIGVIARSAKYLPAIRASLTVQKVQEHFAHVAEGRIERFDLPGIGGINFLLHQALGGGGAASLNLDPQAKTYAQVLLDIPIRLSESDARAWNVIG, via the coding sequence TTGAGCGATAAGATAGTCAGGATCGGCGGAGCGTCTGGATACTGGGGCGACACGTCCATCGGTCCTGCGCAACTGATCGGGGTGGCCGGTCTCGACTACATGGTGTTCGACTATCTGGCCGAAATCACGATGTCGATCCTCGCCAAGGCCAAGGCGAAGGACCCCAATGCCGGTTACGCCACAGACTTCATTACACAGGCGATGCGCCCGCTGATCGGTCAGATCAGTGAAAAGAAAATCCGCGTTGTCGCCAATGCCGGCGGTTTGAACCTTGCCGCCTGCCGCCGCGCTCTGGAGCAGTTGATGGCCGAAGCAGGCGTATCGCTCCGCATCGGCACGGTGGAGGGCGATGATCTTTCTCCCCAACTTGAACGTGTGCGTAAAACGGCCCGCGAAATGGATAGCGGCGCGGCGATGCCCGACAGGATGCTGAGCGTGAACGCCTATCTCGGCGCATTCCCGATCGCGGCGGCGCTGGATGCCGGCGCCGACATCGTCGTGACGGGTCGCTGCGTCGACAGCGCACTGATTGCTGGGCCGCTGATCCACGAGTTCGGATGGAAAAGTGACGATCTCGACCGCCTGGCCGCCGCAGGTCTGGCTGGTCATCTGCTTGAATGCGGGGCGCAGGCAACGGGCGGAAACTTCACCGATTGGGACCAGACCGCCGATGGCTGGGACAACACCGGCTTTCCGGTTGCCGAGGTTTCCGCCGACGGCAGCTTCGTCGTGACCAAGCCGAATGGCACGGGCGGCAAGGTTACGCCGCTGACGATCGGCGAGCAGATGCTGTATGAAATCGGTGATCCAGGCACATACATTCTGCCCGACGTGGTGTGCGATTTCCGGCAGGTGACGATGACCGACCTCGGCCAGGATCGTGTGCGCATCGCCGGAGCGCGGGGCGCCCCTCCCACCGCGCAGTACAAGGTCAGCGCTACCTACCTGGACGGCTATGCATGCGTCGGCAATTTCGTCGTCGCGGGCGAGCACGCGGCAGCCAAGGCGCGCCTTCAGGGACAGGCGGTCCTGACCAAGGTGCGCCGCCTTTTCGAACGGCAGGGCCTGGCCGATTTCACACGAACGTCCATGCAGATCATCGGATCGGAATCGCTTTATGGCGATGCGGCGAACCCGGTTCTGGAACTGAGCCGCGAGGTCGTGCTGCGCCTTGGCATCCACCATCCGAGCAGGGAGGGCGCCGACCTCTTTTCCAAGGAGTTCATAGGAGCTGGCTTGTCCATGGCGCCGGGCCTCACCCTGCTTTCACCGGGAAGGCCGAAGGCATCTCCTGTCGTTCGCCTCTACTCCTGCTTCATCGACAAGAGCGATGTCGAGATTTCGGTCAAGGTGGATGGAAATCCCGTTTCGTTCACCACCCCTGCGGTTCGCAGTCATGGTGACATCATTGCAAGCCCGGAGGACGGGCACGAGGCAACCACGTCGTTGGATGGCAATGCAGTCGACGTGCCGTTGCGCCGGCTTGCCGTCGCGCGAAGCGGCGACAAGGGCGACAAGGCGAATATCGGCGTCATTGCGCGGAGCGCGAAATACCTGCCTGCAATTCGCGCAAGCCTTACCGTGCAAAAAGTCCAGGAGCATTTCGCGCATGTTGCCGAGGGGCGCATCGAACGGTTCGATCTCCCGGGGATCGGCGGGATCAATTTCCTGCTGCATCAGGCGCTCGGCGGCGGCGGCGCGGCTTCGCTAAACCTCGATCCGCAGGCCAAGACCTACGCGCAAGTGCTTCTGGACATCCCCATTCGGCTGAGCGAGAGCGACGCGCGTGCATGGAACGTCATTGGCTAG
- a CDS encoding acyl-CoA dehydrogenase family protein yields MILEKSRRVLDLEERLTAFMEEHIYPNEARYYRESEDLGPWAVQPILDELKPKAREAGLWNLFLPQSEHGVGLTNLEYAPLCEIMGRSHLAPEVFNCSAPDTGNMEVLARYGTKEQQDAWLKPLLAGEIRSSFAMTEPAVASSDATNIESLIRSDNDDYVINGHKWYTTNATDPRCKIIIFMGKTDPDNPDRHRQQSMVLVPKDTPGVEVVRSLPIFGFYGVPDRASEVVFRNVRVPKANILLGEGRGFEIAQGRLGPGRIHHCMRLIGLAERTLEKMCLRVKERVAFGKPVSEQSVTRERIAEARIMIEQSRLLTLKAAHMMDTVGNKEARGEIAMIKIAVPNMACQVIDWAIQAFGGGGTSNDFGLAAAYATARLLRLADGPDEVHRDQLARFELKKHDRSSRGVGDWQPAVSNRALGISPAR; encoded by the coding sequence ATGATCTTGGAAAAGTCGCGGCGCGTACTGGATCTGGAAGAACGCCTGACCGCATTCATGGAGGAGCACATCTATCCGAACGAGGCGCGTTACTATCGCGAATCCGAGGACCTTGGGCCGTGGGCAGTGCAGCCGATACTGGACGAACTGAAGCCCAAGGCGCGGGAAGCCGGGCTCTGGAACCTGTTCCTGCCGCAAAGCGAACACGGCGTCGGGCTCACAAATCTGGAATATGCGCCGCTTTGCGAAATCATGGGCCGCTCGCATTTGGCGCCGGAGGTCTTCAACTGCTCCGCGCCGGACACCGGCAATATGGAAGTTCTCGCCCGATACGGCACGAAAGAGCAGCAGGACGCGTGGCTGAAGCCTTTGCTTGCCGGCGAGATCAGGTCGTCCTTCGCCATGACGGAACCTGCGGTCGCATCCAGCGATGCCACCAATATCGAGAGCCTGATCCGATCCGACAATGACGACTATGTCATCAACGGGCATAAATGGTACACCACCAACGCCACCGATCCCCGCTGCAAGATCATCATCTTCATGGGCAAAACCGATCCGGACAATCCTGACCGCCACCGCCAGCAGTCGATGGTACTGGTGCCGAAAGACACGCCGGGTGTCGAGGTCGTGCGCTCACTGCCGATCTTTGGTTTCTACGGCGTGCCGGATCGTGCCTCCGAAGTCGTGTTCCGAAACGTCAGGGTGCCGAAAGCCAACATCCTGCTTGGCGAAGGCCGGGGATTCGAGATCGCACAAGGCCGTCTCGGGCCAGGCCGCATACATCACTGCATGCGTCTCATCGGCCTGGCGGAGCGGACGCTCGAAAAGATGTGCCTGCGCGTCAAGGAGCGCGTCGCCTTCGGCAAGCCGGTCTCAGAACAGTCGGTCACGCGTGAGCGCATTGCCGAGGCGCGCATCATGATCGAACAGTCGCGTCTGCTGACGTTGAAAGCCGCCCATATGATGGATACGGTCGGTAACAAGGAAGCACGCGGCGAGATCGCCATGATCAAGATCGCCGTACCCAATATGGCCTGTCAGGTCATCGACTGGGCCATTCAGGCTTTTGGCGGCGGCGGGACAAGCAATGATTTTGGCCTTGCGGCAGCCTATGCCACCGCGCGCCTGCTGCGTCTGGCGGATGGGCCGGACGAAGTTCATCGCGACCAGTTGGCGCGTTTCGAACTGAAGAAGCACGATCGTTCGAGCCGTGGCGTCGGCGACTGGCAACCCGCGGTGAGCAATCGCGCGCTGGGCATTTCTCCTGCGCGCTGA